In the genome of Notamacropus eugenii isolate mMacEug1 chromosome 5, mMacEug1.pri_v2, whole genome shotgun sequence, one region contains:
- the IRF3 gene encoding interferon regulatory factor 3 isoform X5 yields the protein MPRWVMANKTKPRILPWLREQLDSGHLGATWVDEERTRFLIPWKHGLRQDLQQGDFRIFQAWAEASGSYRPGIDEPDPATWKRNFRAALDRKQNLRVISNRSRDAQYPHKIYEFLPVEGEACEAGATAESQHQEELIQEILEALTLSTQQQQGQFQEAFSPSSVLEQLPQTPEPALSCNPLMPLFASGLQSEYEVTAFYRGRQVLQKCLCCLKGLRLVGPGPEDVAWTELDGTPLALPEPSSTLTDQRAAHYISRVLGSLGAGLALWTSQNELRAQRLGHCRAHWALGEQMSPGATGTEVTKERDGQQVCYIPQFVNDLISFLEGSHRSPQYTLWFCLGESWPTESQLWTKKLVMVKVPQQTQRWYPLH from the exons ATG CCCCGCTGGGTCATGGCCAACAAGACCAAGCCTCGGATCCTGCCCTGGCTGCGGGAGCAGCTGGACTCGGGGCACCTGGGCGCCACCTGGGTGGATGAGGAGCGCACGCGCTTCCTCATCCCCTGGAAGCACGGGCTCCGCCAGGACCTGCAGCAAGGGGATTTCCGCATCTTCCAG GCATGGGCGGAGGCCAGCGGCAGCTATCGTCCTGGTATCGATGAGCCGGACCCGGCCACGTGGAAGCGGAATTTTAGGGCAGCCCTGGACCGCAAGCAGAACTTGCGCGTGATCAGCAACCGCAGCCGAGACGCGCAGTACCCGCACAAGATCTACGAGTTCTTGCCAGTGGAGGGGGAGGCCTGCGAGGCTGGCGCGACTGCCGAGTCCCAGCACCAG GAAGAGCTCATCCAGGAGATCCTGGAGGCCCTGACCTTATccacacagcagcagcaggggcaattCCAAGAAG CCTTCAGCCCCAGCTCTGTCCTGGAGCAGCTGCCCCAGACACCAGAACCAGCCCTGTCCTGCAACCCCCTGATGCCACTTTTTGCCAGTGGCCTCC AGTCTGAGTATGAGGTGACAGCCTTCTACCGGGGGCGCCAAGTCCTTCAGAAATGCCTGTGTTGCCTCAAAGGCCTCAGGCTGGTAGGGCCAGGACCTGAGGATGTGGCCTGGACTGAGCTGGATGGAACCCCACTGGCCCTGCCTGAGCCCAGCAGTACCCTCACTGACCAGCGGGCAGCACATTATATCAGCAGGGTGCTGGGCAGCCTGGGGGCCGGACTGGCCCTGTGGACCTCCCAGAATGAATTGAGGGCACAGCGCCTGGGCCACTGCAGGGCCCACTGGGCCCTAGGAGAGCAAATGTCCCCTGGGGCCACAGGGACGGAAGTCACCAAGGAAAGAGATGGCCAGCAAGTCTGCTACATTCCACAGTTTGTGAATG ATCTGATCTCCTTCCTGGAAGGCAGTCACCGCTCACCCCAGTACACTCTCTGGTTCTGCCTAGGGGAATCTTGGCCCACTGAGTCACAGCTATGGACCAAGAAGCTTGTCATGGTCAAGGTGCCCCAACAGACCCAGAG GTGGTACCCACTGCACTGA
- the IRF3 gene encoding interferon regulatory factor 3 isoform X3 gives MPPQPRWVMANKTKPRILPWLREQLDSGHLGATWVDEERTRFLIPWKHGLRQDLQQGDFRIFQAWAEASGSYRPGIDEPDPATWKRNFRAALDRKQNLRVISNRSRDAQYPHKIYEFLPVEGEACEAGATAESQHQEELIQEILEALTLSTQQQQGQFQEAFSPSSVLEQLPQTPEPALSCNPLMPLFASGLQSEYEVTAFYRGRQVLQKCLCCLKGLRLVGPGPEDVAWTELDGTPLALPEPSSTLTDQRAAHYISRVLGSLGAGLALWTSQNELRAQRLGHCRAHWALGEQMSPGATGTEVTKERDGQQVCYIPQFVNDLISFLEGSHRSPQYTLWFCLGESWPTESQLWTKKLVMVKVPQQTQRWYPLH, from the exons ATGCCCCCACAGCCCCGCTGGGTCATGGCCAACAAGACCAAGCCTCGGATCCTGCCCTGGCTGCGGGAGCAGCTGGACTCGGGGCACCTGGGCGCCACCTGGGTGGATGAGGAGCGCACGCGCTTCCTCATCCCCTGGAAGCACGGGCTCCGCCAGGACCTGCAGCAAGGGGATTTCCGCATCTTCCAG GCATGGGCGGAGGCCAGCGGCAGCTATCGTCCTGGTATCGATGAGCCGGACCCGGCCACGTGGAAGCGGAATTTTAGGGCAGCCCTGGACCGCAAGCAGAACTTGCGCGTGATCAGCAACCGCAGCCGAGACGCGCAGTACCCGCACAAGATCTACGAGTTCTTGCCAGTGGAGGGGGAGGCCTGCGAGGCTGGCGCGACTGCCGAGTCCCAGCACCAG GAAGAGCTCATCCAGGAGATCCTGGAGGCCCTGACCTTATccacacagcagcagcaggggcaattCCAAGAAG CCTTCAGCCCCAGCTCTGTCCTGGAGCAGCTGCCCCAGACACCAGAACCAGCCCTGTCCTGCAACCCCCTGATGCCACTTTTTGCCAGTGGCCTCC AGTCTGAGTATGAGGTGACAGCCTTCTACCGGGGGCGCCAAGTCCTTCAGAAATGCCTGTGTTGCCTCAAAGGCCTCAGGCTGGTAGGGCCAGGACCTGAGGATGTGGCCTGGACTGAGCTGGATGGAACCCCACTGGCCCTGCCTGAGCCCAGCAGTACCCTCACTGACCAGCGGGCAGCACATTATATCAGCAGGGTGCTGGGCAGCCTGGGGGCCGGACTGGCCCTGTGGACCTCCCAGAATGAATTGAGGGCACAGCGCCTGGGCCACTGCAGGGCCCACTGGGCCCTAGGAGAGCAAATGTCCCCTGGGGCCACAGGGACGGAAGTCACCAAGGAAAGAGATGGCCAGCAAGTCTGCTACATTCCACAGTTTGTGAATG ATCTGATCTCCTTCCTGGAAGGCAGTCACCGCTCACCCCAGTACACTCTCTGGTTCTGCCTAGGGGAATCTTGGCCCACTGAGTCACAGCTATGGACCAAGAAGCTTGTCATGGTCAAGGTGCCCCAACAGACCCAGAG GTGGTACCCACTGCACTGA
- the IRF3 gene encoding interferon regulatory factor 3 isoform X1, which translates to MPPQPRWVMANKTKPRILPWLREQLDSGHLGATWVDEERTRFLIPWKHGLRQDLQQGDFRIFQAWAEASGSYRPGIDEPDPATWKRNFRAALDRKQNLRVISNRSRDAQYPHKIYEFLPVEGEACEAGATAESQHQEELIQEILEALTLSTQQQQGQFQEAFSPSSVLEQLPQTPEPALSCNPLMPLFASGLQSEYEVTAFYRGRQVLQKCLCCLKGLRLVGPGPEDVAWTELDGTPLALPEPSSTLTDQRAAHYISRVLGSLGAGLALWTSQNELRAQRLGHCRAHWALGEQMSPGATGTEVTKERDGQQVCYIPQFVNDLISFLEGSHRSPQYTLWFCLGESWPTESQLWTKKLVMVKVVPTALRALHEVAQAEGASSLEEEVDLHISSSLSLSLAPAQLHDYLQGLAHSMQWESGAQ; encoded by the exons ATGCCCCCACAGCCCCGCTGGGTCATGGCCAACAAGACCAAGCCTCGGATCCTGCCCTGGCTGCGGGAGCAGCTGGACTCGGGGCACCTGGGCGCCACCTGGGTGGATGAGGAGCGCACGCGCTTCCTCATCCCCTGGAAGCACGGGCTCCGCCAGGACCTGCAGCAAGGGGATTTCCGCATCTTCCAG GCATGGGCGGAGGCCAGCGGCAGCTATCGTCCTGGTATCGATGAGCCGGACCCGGCCACGTGGAAGCGGAATTTTAGGGCAGCCCTGGACCGCAAGCAGAACTTGCGCGTGATCAGCAACCGCAGCCGAGACGCGCAGTACCCGCACAAGATCTACGAGTTCTTGCCAGTGGAGGGGGAGGCCTGCGAGGCTGGCGCGACTGCCGAGTCCCAGCACCAG GAAGAGCTCATCCAGGAGATCCTGGAGGCCCTGACCTTATccacacagcagcagcaggggcaattCCAAGAAG CCTTCAGCCCCAGCTCTGTCCTGGAGCAGCTGCCCCAGACACCAGAACCAGCCCTGTCCTGCAACCCCCTGATGCCACTTTTTGCCAGTGGCCTCC AGTCTGAGTATGAGGTGACAGCCTTCTACCGGGGGCGCCAAGTCCTTCAGAAATGCCTGTGTTGCCTCAAAGGCCTCAGGCTGGTAGGGCCAGGACCTGAGGATGTGGCCTGGACTGAGCTGGATGGAACCCCACTGGCCCTGCCTGAGCCCAGCAGTACCCTCACTGACCAGCGGGCAGCACATTATATCAGCAGGGTGCTGGGCAGCCTGGGGGCCGGACTGGCCCTGTGGACCTCCCAGAATGAATTGAGGGCACAGCGCCTGGGCCACTGCAGGGCCCACTGGGCCCTAGGAGAGCAAATGTCCCCTGGGGCCACAGGGACGGAAGTCACCAAGGAAAGAGATGGCCAGCAAGTCTGCTACATTCCACAGTTTGTGAATG ATCTGATCTCCTTCCTGGAAGGCAGTCACCGCTCACCCCAGTACACTCTCTGGTTCTGCCTAGGGGAATCTTGGCCCACTGAGTCACAGCTATGGACCAAGAAGCTTGTCATGGTCAAG GTGGTACCCACTGCACTGAGGGCACTCCATGAAGTGGCGCAGGCTGAAGGAGCATCCTCGTTGGAAGAGGAGGTGGACCTGCACATCTCTAGCAGCCTCTCCTTGTCCCTGGCACCTGCCCAGCTCCACGACTATCTGCAGGGACTGGCCCATAGCATGCAATGGGAGTCCGGGGCTCAGTGA
- the IRF3 gene encoding interferon regulatory factor 3 isoform X4, which translates to MANKTKPRILPWLREQLDSGHLGATWVDEERTRFLIPWKHGLRQDLQQGDFRIFQAWAEASGSYRPGIDEPDPATWKRNFRAALDRKQNLRVISNRSRDAQYPHKIYEFLPVEGEACEAGATAESQHQEELIQEILEALTLSTQQQQGQFQEAFSPSSVLEQLPQTPEPALSCNPLMPLFASGLQSEYEVTAFYRGRQVLQKCLCCLKGLRLVGPGPEDVAWTELDGTPLALPEPSSTLTDQRAAHYISRVLGSLGAGLALWTSQNELRAQRLGHCRAHWALGEQMSPGATGTEVTKERDGQQVCYIPQFVNDLISFLEGSHRSPQYTLWFCLGESWPTESQLWTKKLVMVKVPQQTQRWYPLH; encoded by the exons ATGGCCAACAAGACCAAGCCTCGGATCCTGCCCTGGCTGCGGGAGCAGCTGGACTCGGGGCACCTGGGCGCCACCTGGGTGGATGAGGAGCGCACGCGCTTCCTCATCCCCTGGAAGCACGGGCTCCGCCAGGACCTGCAGCAAGGGGATTTCCGCATCTTCCAG GCATGGGCGGAGGCCAGCGGCAGCTATCGTCCTGGTATCGATGAGCCGGACCCGGCCACGTGGAAGCGGAATTTTAGGGCAGCCCTGGACCGCAAGCAGAACTTGCGCGTGATCAGCAACCGCAGCCGAGACGCGCAGTACCCGCACAAGATCTACGAGTTCTTGCCAGTGGAGGGGGAGGCCTGCGAGGCTGGCGCGACTGCCGAGTCCCAGCACCAG GAAGAGCTCATCCAGGAGATCCTGGAGGCCCTGACCTTATccacacagcagcagcaggggcaattCCAAGAAG CCTTCAGCCCCAGCTCTGTCCTGGAGCAGCTGCCCCAGACACCAGAACCAGCCCTGTCCTGCAACCCCCTGATGCCACTTTTTGCCAGTGGCCTCC AGTCTGAGTATGAGGTGACAGCCTTCTACCGGGGGCGCCAAGTCCTTCAGAAATGCCTGTGTTGCCTCAAAGGCCTCAGGCTGGTAGGGCCAGGACCTGAGGATGTGGCCTGGACTGAGCTGGATGGAACCCCACTGGCCCTGCCTGAGCCCAGCAGTACCCTCACTGACCAGCGGGCAGCACATTATATCAGCAGGGTGCTGGGCAGCCTGGGGGCCGGACTGGCCCTGTGGACCTCCCAGAATGAATTGAGGGCACAGCGCCTGGGCCACTGCAGGGCCCACTGGGCCCTAGGAGAGCAAATGTCCCCTGGGGCCACAGGGACGGAAGTCACCAAGGAAAGAGATGGCCAGCAAGTCTGCTACATTCCACAGTTTGTGAATG ATCTGATCTCCTTCCTGGAAGGCAGTCACCGCTCACCCCAGTACACTCTCTGGTTCTGCCTAGGGGAATCTTGGCCCACTGAGTCACAGCTATGGACCAAGAAGCTTGTCATGGTCAAGGTGCCCCAACAGACCCAGAG GTGGTACCCACTGCACTGA
- the IRF3 gene encoding interferon regulatory factor 3 isoform X2: protein MANKTKPRILPWLREQLDSGHLGATWVDEERTRFLIPWKHGLRQDLQQGDFRIFQAWAEASGSYRPGIDEPDPATWKRNFRAALDRKQNLRVISNRSRDAQYPHKIYEFLPVEGEACEAGATAESQHQEELIQEILEALTLSTQQQQGQFQEAFSPSSVLEQLPQTPEPALSCNPLMPLFASGLQSEYEVTAFYRGRQVLQKCLCCLKGLRLVGPGPEDVAWTELDGTPLALPEPSSTLTDQRAAHYISRVLGSLGAGLALWTSQNELRAQRLGHCRAHWALGEQMSPGATGTEVTKERDGQQVCYIPQFVNDLISFLEGSHRSPQYTLWFCLGESWPTESQLWTKKLVMVKVVPTALRALHEVAQAEGASSLEEEVDLHISSSLSLSLAPAQLHDYLQGLAHSMQWESGAQ, encoded by the exons ATGGCCAACAAGACCAAGCCTCGGATCCTGCCCTGGCTGCGGGAGCAGCTGGACTCGGGGCACCTGGGCGCCACCTGGGTGGATGAGGAGCGCACGCGCTTCCTCATCCCCTGGAAGCACGGGCTCCGCCAGGACCTGCAGCAAGGGGATTTCCGCATCTTCCAG GCATGGGCGGAGGCCAGCGGCAGCTATCGTCCTGGTATCGATGAGCCGGACCCGGCCACGTGGAAGCGGAATTTTAGGGCAGCCCTGGACCGCAAGCAGAACTTGCGCGTGATCAGCAACCGCAGCCGAGACGCGCAGTACCCGCACAAGATCTACGAGTTCTTGCCAGTGGAGGGGGAGGCCTGCGAGGCTGGCGCGACTGCCGAGTCCCAGCACCAG GAAGAGCTCATCCAGGAGATCCTGGAGGCCCTGACCTTATccacacagcagcagcaggggcaattCCAAGAAG CCTTCAGCCCCAGCTCTGTCCTGGAGCAGCTGCCCCAGACACCAGAACCAGCCCTGTCCTGCAACCCCCTGATGCCACTTTTTGCCAGTGGCCTCC AGTCTGAGTATGAGGTGACAGCCTTCTACCGGGGGCGCCAAGTCCTTCAGAAATGCCTGTGTTGCCTCAAAGGCCTCAGGCTGGTAGGGCCAGGACCTGAGGATGTGGCCTGGACTGAGCTGGATGGAACCCCACTGGCCCTGCCTGAGCCCAGCAGTACCCTCACTGACCAGCGGGCAGCACATTATATCAGCAGGGTGCTGGGCAGCCTGGGGGCCGGACTGGCCCTGTGGACCTCCCAGAATGAATTGAGGGCACAGCGCCTGGGCCACTGCAGGGCCCACTGGGCCCTAGGAGAGCAAATGTCCCCTGGGGCCACAGGGACGGAAGTCACCAAGGAAAGAGATGGCCAGCAAGTCTGCTACATTCCACAGTTTGTGAATG ATCTGATCTCCTTCCTGGAAGGCAGTCACCGCTCACCCCAGTACACTCTCTGGTTCTGCCTAGGGGAATCTTGGCCCACTGAGTCACAGCTATGGACCAAGAAGCTTGTCATGGTCAAG GTGGTACCCACTGCACTGAGGGCACTCCATGAAGTGGCGCAGGCTGAAGGAGCATCCTCGTTGGAAGAGGAGGTGGACCTGCACATCTCTAGCAGCCTCTCCTTGTCCCTGGCACCTGCCCAGCTCCACGACTATCTGCAGGGACTGGCCCATAGCATGCAATGGGAGTCCGGGGCTCAGTGA